One window of Triticum dicoccoides isolate Atlit2015 ecotype Zavitan chromosome 5A, WEW_v2.0, whole genome shotgun sequence genomic DNA carries:
- the LOC119297506 gene encoding uncharacterized protein LOC119297506, which yields MNREFANVIVRDYGCKFYSLLRVNLKQHLFHRSAAAAEKASNNKKGLPSAIPSLEPLPEHKINFSTPPKMEGATDFHFFSLLKGQAEGRVMFAPTCGNAVMYDIDIDAVVAMPDTNFCKQRDSISLSMTRPGSQDDDEQHYVLSKEPRNVLFEVLEYGRNGSARGPSAGIEQRWHWQHLPSPPMRGPYLPDLHRRAVFHPSAAAVVDETTLCVSSVDAGAYAFDTVKGEWRQAGSWALPFHGAAEYVPELGLWFGVNAAVGNTHHCLGAFDLSSWPPVEHRTWNYLDPLSDKWSTWQRYLLNLGSGKFCIATSFQNIQWRTPCNAAGYPLHGLDDEMVVNDLTILTGVEVVRCGDGLKMINHKSKRFEGIEIHCVL from the coding sequence ATGAATCGTGAGTTTGCCAACGTGATAGTGCGCGATTACGGCTGTAAATTTTATTCGCTGCTCCGGGTCAACCTCAAGCAGCATCTCTTCCACCGCTCAGCAGCAGCCGCGGAAAAGGCGAGTAACAACAAGAAGGGATTACCGTCGGCCATCCCGAGCTTGGAGCCTCTGCCCGAGCACAAGATCAACTTCTCGACGCCGCCAAAGATGGAGGGCGCGACGGACTTTCACTTCTTCTCCCTGCTCAAAGGGCAGGCAGAGGGCCGTGTCATGTTCGCCCCCACTTGCGGCAATGCCGTGATGTACGACATTGACATAGACGCCGTCGTTGCCATGCCCGACACTAACTTCTGCAAACAGAGGGACTCAATCTCCTTGTCCATGACCAGGCCTGGGAGCCAAGACGACGACGAACAGCACTATGTCTTGAGCAAAGAACCGAGGAATGTCTTGTTTGAGGTCTTGGAGTACGGGAGGAACGGCTCCGCCAGGGGTCCATCCGCTGGGATTGAACAGAGGTGGCACTGGCAACATCTGCCCTCGCCGCCGATGCGTGGACCATACCTGCCTGACCTCCACAGGAGAGCGGTCTTCCACCCCTCCGCGGCGGCGGTGGTCGATGAGACCACTCTGTGTGTGTCGTCTGTGGACGCCGGAGCCTATGCCTTTGACACGGTGAAAGGTGAGTGGAGGCAGGCTGGAAGCTGGGCGCTGCCCTTCCATGGCGCCGCGGAGTACGTCCCTGAGCTTGGCCTCTGGTTTGGCGTCAACGCTGCCGTCGGCAACACCCACCACTGTCTGGGTGCCTTCGACCTGTCTTCCTGGCCACCCGTGGAGCACCGCACCTGGAACTATCTCGATCCGTTGTCCGACAAGTGGTCGACATGGCAGAGGTACCTACTCaaccttggctcaggcaagttctgcaTCGCCACCAGCTTTCAAAATATCCAGTGGCGCACACCATGTAATGCAGCAGGCTACCCTTTACACGGGCTAGATGATGAGATGGTGGTCAATGACCTTACCATCTTGacgggcgtcgaggttgtgcgttGTGGCGACGGGCTCAAGATGATCAACCACAAGTCTAAACGCTTTGAAGGCATTGAAATCCACTGCGTGCTCTGA